The following are encoded in a window of Fibrobacter sp. UWP2 genomic DNA:
- a CDS encoding FISUMP domain-containing protein, which translates to MKSLFAGLFLCAGLVAAPAAFAQDSLHEAIDSGDLATAKKMVKNGEIEEIYCGKLSANDAVSVYEKIFKQMPDESFAACPNQFAYGYGAKVCANAKALNACTEVVTHLLNESTAGNTNALDALDKVAKAALKTKAFAKPVKEKVDTTMWVACPKKGKAREECLAECIAQADSMYDVAHKLSCPTKPEHYIETNITVTKPSPLYEKLLTGLKEGYWKSPMSVAERFAKLMQANAKALAIPDSAIPSVKYVAHWAESHKADSTALPGGQLFRFCTAWQPQVDSVLAALEFENRCPVFESFTDPRDGQTYKVKEINGTKWFVQNLNFAVEESSMCYDREDDNCKVFGRLYTQTAAREACPEGSRLATDADWKMLEVYAGGASDAAVKLRSNGSDDYAFTAMFGGYANKNGISTTVGEGAYFWTEKADGDKRGTARSMFSTDKEVSSISVDNKFFLSVRCIVVEPGDRN; encoded by the coding sequence ATGAAAAGTTTGTTTGCGGGTTTGTTTTTGTGCGCCGGGCTTGTTGCTGCCCCGGCTGCCTTTGCACAAGATTCTTTGCACGAGGCGATTGATTCCGGCGACCTGGCCACCGCCAAAAAGATGGTGAAGAACGGCGAGATAGAGGAAATCTATTGCGGAAAGTTGTCTGCAAACGATGCCGTGAGCGTTTACGAAAAGATCTTTAAGCAAATGCCCGACGAGAGCTTTGCGGCGTGCCCCAACCAGTTCGCCTACGGTTACGGAGCCAAGGTTTGCGCAAACGCGAAGGCGCTCAACGCCTGCACCGAGGTGGTCACGCACTTGCTCAACGAGTCCACCGCTGGCAACACCAATGCGCTCGATGCGCTCGACAAGGTCGCCAAAGCGGCGCTCAAGACCAAGGCCTTTGCAAAGCCCGTCAAGGAGAAGGTCGATACTACCATGTGGGTCGCCTGCCCCAAAAAGGGCAAGGCGAGGGAGGAATGCCTCGCCGAGTGCATTGCCCAGGCCGACTCCATGTACGACGTGGCGCACAAGCTCTCTTGCCCCACCAAGCCCGAGCATTACATTGAGACGAACATCACGGTGACCAAGCCCTCGCCGCTCTACGAAAAGCTTTTGACAGGCCTCAAGGAGGGCTACTGGAAGTCACCCATGTCGGTGGCCGAGCGTTTTGCCAAGCTCATGCAGGCAAACGCGAAGGCGCTCGCGATTCCCGATTCGGCGATTCCCTCGGTCAAGTACGTGGCGCATTGGGCAGAATCGCACAAGGCCGATTCCACGGCGCTCCCGGGCGGCCAGCTGTTCCGTTTTTGCACGGCGTGGCAACCGCAGGTCGACTCCGTTTTGGCGGCGCTGGAATTCGAGAACCGCTGCCCGGTGTTCGAGTCGTTTACCGACCCGCGCGACGGCCAAACGTACAAAGTAAAAGAGATCAACGGTACCAAGTGGTTTGTGCAGAACCTGAATTTTGCCGTAGAAGAGTCTTCTATGTGCTATGACCGCGAAGACGACAACTGCAAGGTGTTCGGTCGCCTGTACACGCAGACCGCGGCAAGGGAAGCCTGCCCGGAGGGGAGCCGCCTTGCGACCGATGCCGACTGGAAGATGTTGGAGGTGTATGCGGGCGGTGCCAGTGATGCCGCGGTAAAGCTGCGCAGTAACGGTAGCGACGATTACGCGTTCACGGCGATGTTCGGCGGCTACGCCAACAAGAATGGAATTTCGACGACGGTAGGCGAAGGCGCCTACTTTTGGACGGAGAAGGCCGACGGTGACAAGCGCGGCACGGCTCGTTCGATGTTCAGTACCGACAAAGAGGTCTCGTCCATTTCTGTGGACAATAAGTTCTTCCTTTCGGTGCGTTGCATTGTAGTGGAGCCTGGTGACAGGAACTAG
- a CDS encoding TlpA disulfide reductase family protein, whose product MGSLIFLVFLYYQYREYTRPFQEMPKTVANFAALDVSGQKTDYAREKGYATLIVLSASWCPACMAEMPVLKKLHEEFSPKGLNILMVSEDDNLKAAARFKAANKMPWTVVHWNYELMTALGNPRVIPVSYLVNGTDDIVLIEAGILEEQRIRAALEQILE is encoded by the coding sequence TTGGGGAGTTTAATATTCCTGGTATTCCTGTACTACCAATACAGGGAATATACCAGGCCGTTCCAAGAAATGCCCAAGACCGTCGCAAACTTCGCCGCCCTCGACGTGAGCGGGCAAAAAACAGACTACGCCCGCGAAAAGGGCTACGCCACACTGATTGTTTTGAGCGCCAGCTGGTGCCCCGCCTGCATGGCCGAGATGCCCGTGCTCAAAAAGCTGCATGAGGAATTCTCGCCCAAGGGCCTCAACATTTTGATGGTGAGCGAAGACGACAACCTCAAAGCTGCAGCCCGCTTCAAGGCAGCCAACAAAATGCCGTGGACCGTGGTGCACTGGAATTACGAACTCATGACCGCCCTCGGCAACCCGCGGGTGATACCCGTATCGTACCTGGTCAACGGTACAGACGATATCGTCCTGATCGAGGCGGGCATACTCGAAGAGCAGCGCATTCGCGCTGCTCTCGAACAAATCCTGGAATAA
- the epmA gene encoding EF-P lysine aminoacylase EpmA: MVEFSSKFAPTCSRDTWVERQALLTKVREFFGNRHVLEVESPTLSQAGGTDPQLDYFEVVSEPTQFMMTSPEFHMKRLLAAGFGDIFQITKSFRRDEFGSHHNNEFSMVEWYRVGMPQEQLMDEVEALVSEITGKPLKARRTRWIDAFKNYAGVDPFCKDLNNFVETCEFHNVPVPENTGMMSREDWWDYLMVFVVEPALASHGPEFILDYPPSQAALAQTYVDKEGLIWAKRFELFVDKVELCNGYTELTDAAEQRRRFEADLKIRRKMGKPLPPVDERFLAALESGMPSCSGVALGLDRLFMLALGKKEIADVILFPSPVA; encoded by the coding sequence ATGGTTGAGTTTTCGAGTAAGTTTGCGCCGACATGTTCGCGTGACACTTGGGTGGAGCGTCAGGCGCTGCTCACCAAGGTCAGGGAGTTTTTTGGGAACAGGCACGTGCTCGAGGTGGAGTCGCCCACGCTTTCGCAGGCGGGCGGCACCGATCCGCAGCTGGACTACTTCGAGGTGGTCTCGGAGCCAACGCAGTTCATGATGACGAGCCCTGAGTTCCACATGAAGCGCCTGCTGGCCGCGGGCTTTGGCGACATATTCCAGATTACCAAGTCGTTCCGCCGAGACGAATTCGGTAGCCACCACAATAACGAGTTCAGCATGGTGGAGTGGTACCGCGTGGGCATGCCGCAAGAGCAGCTGATGGACGAGGTCGAGGCGCTGGTGAGCGAGATTACGGGCAAGCCTTTGAAGGCCCGCCGCACGCGCTGGATTGACGCCTTCAAGAATTACGCCGGCGTGGATCCGTTTTGCAAGGACTTGAACAACTTTGTGGAGACCTGCGAGTTCCACAACGTGCCCGTTCCCGAGAACACGGGCATGATGAGTCGCGAGGACTGGTGGGATTACCTGATGGTGTTCGTGGTGGAGCCCGCGTTGGCAAGCCACGGCCCCGAATTCATCTTGGACTACCCGCCTTCTCAGGCGGCACTCGCGCAAACCTATGTTGACAAGGAAGGCCTCATTTGGGCAAAGCGCTTTGAACTTTTTGTAGACAAAGTAGAACTGTGCAATGGCTATACCGAACTTACCGATGCCGCCGAGCAGCGCCGCCGTTTTGAAGCGGATTTGAAAATCCGTCGCAAAATGGGCAAGCCGCTGCCGCCCGTGGATGAGCGTTTTTTGGCGGCTCTGGAATCGGGGATGCCCTCCTGCTCGGGCGTAGCGCTCGGTCTCGATCGCCTGTTCATGTTGGCGTTGGGCAAAAAGGAAATCGCCGACGTGATCCTCTTCCCGAGTCCCGTCGCGTAG